A genomic window from Pyxicephalus adspersus chromosome 2, UCB_Pads_2.0, whole genome shotgun sequence includes:
- the LOC140324934 gene encoding beta-1,3-galactosyltransferase 2-like: protein MLILLFANGYFYFEKEKRLANSLILPQGNSNERKIPPVNNLTYPAFRHPLAPPYPYPYKFLINQKDKCENRNPFLVILVIGESHNVEARHVIRETWGNESNYDVDVVTIFLVGLPKMYQDRIQLLLEEESEAFGDIVQQDFMDTYYNLTLKSLMGMEWVAKFCPTASYVVKIDNDMFLNVDFLVHQLLQPKLPVRTNYFTGYIVRNTGPLRSRAYKWYVPKEIYPNDTYPPYCSGPGYVFSADMAKKIYDISQGIRVIPMEDSFMGICLHKLNILPTKPPPNIFNGHRIDYDRCKFTKLVTVHHYGKNELRMVWTDFWTKKTLGCL from the coding sequence ATGctcattttattgtttgcaaatGGATATTTCtactttgaaaaagaaaaacgGCTCGCTAATAGTTTGATTTTGCCTCAAGGAAACTCAAATGAAAGGAAAATACCCCCTGTAAACAATTTGACCTATCCAGCCTTTCGTCACCCTTTGGCTCCTCCTTACCCGTACCCGTACAAATTCCTCATCAACCAGAAAGATAAGTGTGAAAACCGGAACCCCTTTCTAGTCATACTGGTGATTGGCGAGTCCCATAATGTGGAGGCTAGACATGTAATTCGAGAAACATGGGGGAATGAGAGTAATTACGATGTTGATGTGGTGACAATCTTCTTGGTAGGGCTTCCAAAAATGTATCAGGACCGAATCCAGCTCCTGCTGGAGGAAGAAAGTGAAGCCTTTGGAGATATTGTCCAGCAAGACTTCATGGACACTTACTACAACCTAACACTAAAATCTTTAATGGGCATGGAATGGGTTGCTAAATTCTGCCCCACAGCTAGCTACGTGGTGAAAATTGATAATGATATGTTCCTCAATGTAGACTTCTTGGTGCATCAGCTTCTTCAGCCAAAGCTTCCAGTCCGTACCAACTATTTTACAGGGTACATAGTGAGAAATACAGGCCCGCTGAGAAGTAGAGCATACAAATGGTATGTACCTAAGGAAATTTACCCCAATGACACCTATCCGCCCTACTGTTCTGGGCCTGGCTATGTCTTTTCTGCagatatggcaaaaaaaatatatgatatatctCAGGGGATTCGAGTTATCCCAATGGAAGACTCCTTTATGGGAATTTGCCTTCACAAGCTCAATATTTTGCCCACTAAGCCACCTCCGAATATATTCAATGGTCACCGGATAGATTATGATCGTTGTAAATTTACCAAGCTCGTTACAGTCCACCATTATGGAAAAAATGAGCTGAGGATGGTATGGACAGACTTTTGGACTAAAAAAACTTTAGGGTGTTTATAA